From Kitasatospora sp. MAP12-44:
TGCTCGCCGCGTTGTCCAGGACGATCAGGGTGCGGGTGTCGGCGAGTCGGTCGCGGTAGAACGCGGCGCGCTCGCCGAGCTCCTGGGGGATCTGCTGCGGTGGTACGTCCAGCGAGCGCAGCAGCCAGCCCAGGGCGTCCTCGGCGCTGAGCGGTGGAACGCCGGGTGTGTGGCCGCGCAGGTCGACGAAGAGCTGTCCGTCCGGGAACTGGGCGCGCACCCGGTGGGCGGCGCGGACGGCCAGGGCGGATTTGCCGACGCCGCCCATCCCGTCGATCGCGGAGATCACCACCATGCCCGCCGTACTGCCGGCCGGCGCGGCTCGGGCGGTTGCGAGGAGCTCGTCGAGTTCCGCCGAGCGGCCGGTGAACAGCCGGGTTTCGGCGGGGAGTTGACATCGGCCTCGGCTGCGGCTGCGGTCGCGGTCGCGGATCGGTTCGCGCGCCGGGCCGGGGCCGTTGACTGCTGCGCTGGGGGTGTCGGGCGTGCGGGCGGCCGCGAGCAGCCGTCCGTGGCTCTCCGGGGCCAGCTCCATGGCGGTCGAGAGCAGGGCCACCGACGACAGCCGCGGACGTCGACGCCCGCTCTCCAGCACGCTGATCGAGTGTGCGGACACGCCGGACCGGTCCGCCAGTTGGTCCTGCGTCAGGCCCGCCTCAAGCCGGAACTCGCGCAGGAGCGCTCCGAAGACATTGCCAGCCACGCGCTCTCCCTGGATGCCGACCCCCTCGCACCCTAACGGGCGACGGTCGTCGGAAGTACCAGGAGAACGTCAACTCAACGTCATGGAGGCCCGCCAAGTCCCGGCTGAGGATGGAGGCTTCCTAGCGGTGATCCAGGGGATCCAGGGGAGTGGCCATGCAACTGGGGATACTCGGTCCGTTGTCGGCGTGCGAGGACGGACGGGCGGTGGTCGTCACCGGTGAGCGGCAGCGGAACCTGCTGGCGGCCCTGCTGGTCCGAGCCGGTGCCACGGTCTCCTGCGAGGCCTTGACGCAGGCGGTCTGGGACTGCCGCGCGCCGGCGGGCGCGCGCGGGGCGCTGCACACCGGCCTCAGCCGGCTCCGCAATCAGCTGGGCCCTTCGATCGGCGCCCGGATCGTCACCCGGTCGCCGGGCTACCACTTCGAGGTCGGCCCGCACGAACTGGACCTGCACCGGTTCGAGGCCGCCGCCCGGGACGGCCGGGCGGCGCTCGCGCGCGGCGACTGGGCCCAGGCCTACCGGCTGCTGTCCGAGGCCGACGGGCTGTGGCGCGGCGAACCCCTGGAGGACGTGCCCTCGACGGCCCTGCACGAGGCCTGGAGCGAGCCGCTGCGGCAACGGCGGCTGGCGGTCCGGCTCGACCGGGCGGACGCCGGTCTCCACCTCGGCCGGCAGGCGGAGTTGCTCCCGCGACTCGATCAGCTGACCCGTGAGCACCCGTTGGACGAGCGCGTCCACGAACGGCTGATGCTCGCCCTGCACCTCGACAACCGGACCCCAGAGGCGCTGGCGGCCTTCCGGCAGGCCCGCCGGCTGCTCGTGCGCGAGGTCGGCGTGGAACCGGGGCCGGCGCTTCAGCGGCTGCACAACCGCATGCTGACCCGCGCGGTGTAGGGGCGAACCAGCAACCGGCGCTCCCCCGTTCTGCGCTCGGACCTCCATGTCGCCCCCTCCGCTTGCGTGCCGGCTTGGCGTGCGTCCAGCTTCGCACCGGCCCCTCCGAGAGGGTGGCGTGGCGGCCTTACCGATGGCTTACGTCCCGCATACGCCGGACCGGCCCCTGGTGAACGGGTGGGCTGGTGAGCCGGTGAACTGGTGGGGCCCGGCTGCGGGAATATGATCGAATCTGATTGATTGCGTTGACTCTTGTGGAGCCTTGAGCAGTGCCATATCGTATGGCACTGCTGCTGAGACCCGGCGGCACACCACCCCCACCCCACGCTGTGCCTCGTCACGGCGCGCTCATCGAGCGCGCCGTCGTGTCCCCGCCCTGACCCCGCTCCCCAGGCCCGGCATGAGCCGCGCGGAGCCCGGCCAGCCCCCCCACGTTGGAGTCACGTATGCGCACCCCCGTCCACCGCCTCGCCAGCGCGCTGGCCGCCATGGCCCTGACCGCCTCCGGCCTCGGCGCCCTCACGCTGGGCGGCGCCACCTCCGCCGCCGCCCTGGGCAACGGCAACGCCCTCACGCCGCCCATGGGTTGGAACTCGTGGAACAGCCTGGGCACCCAGGTCAATGAGCAGCAGGTCAAGCAGACCATCGACTTCATGTCCGCCAACGGCCTGGTGCAGGCCGGCTACAACACCGTCACCATCGACGACGGCTGGTCGGTGAGCCACCGCGACGGCCAGACCACGAACTTCGCCAAGACCGCCGACAACGCCATGCAGCTCTACGACAACAACGGCAATCCGGTCTCCGGCATCGACGGCACCGGCAACGACACCACCAGCGGGCACCTGACCCCGGATGCGAGCCACTTCCCGAACCAGGTCGTCAACGGGCAGACCATGAACGGGATCCAGTACCTGGCCTGGTACGCGCACAGCAAGGGCATGAAGTTCGGCCTCTACGCC
This genomic window contains:
- a CDS encoding AfsR/SARP family transcriptional regulator, with protein sequence MQLGILGPLSACEDGRAVVVTGERQRNLLAALLVRAGATVSCEALTQAVWDCRAPAGARGALHTGLSRLRNQLGPSIGARIVTRSPGYHFEVGPHELDLHRFEAAARDGRAALARGDWAQAYRLLSEADGLWRGEPLEDVPSTALHEAWSEPLRQRRLAVRLDRADAGLHLGRQAELLPRLDQLTREHPLDERVHERLMLALHLDNRTPEALAAFRQARRLLVREVGVEPGPALQRLHNRMLTRAV